The following are encoded together in the Poseidonibacter lekithochrous genome:
- a CDS encoding DUF4011 domain-containing protein: MSEVQKLLTESRKKLLDLTLRNSLLNYNLKRKNRIIIVDELPNILYKHLLNGKKLKIDSVPYPEIEEEAESSDIDETSGFINAKTHAKNLGISIDIEAPEIEESSSNIENRHIDNAIQTLHYPDTLEGMLRKRRTDANTAIQETGSNLLYLAIGFLKWKQSVNSEKELYSPLLLIPIQIERGSPNRETGVYSYKIEYTGEDLFSNISLQYKIKNEFGIEIPAFDEDYTPEDYFNKINSICENRPELIGVSRIFALDFFHFSKLLMYLDLDASNWPENRRIEDNKILGELSGNIVNDSSELSLEEVPSQETEKMGLVMDADGSQRDAIAQVLKGHNLIIEGPPGTGKSQTIANLIAVALSEGKSVLFVAEKLVALEVVKKRLDSVGLGHFILELHSHKSNKSNFYTSLKDRVELEVSIPPERLKQNINELEIIKSNVSNYLEVLHTPQKVIEKSAYVIFGEVQNRVKEKFLELSPSEELLKLDNETFEKVSIELSALENYIKEDSNILQSPWNGLITNNAVSLDSGKIIELFKEYQKCLKDLANAFTDEQIRILPKNKDILETLNKLEDKRLLTDFPSHGELNVISSLTLDQLEKLFEDIETCIKEYKSFKGLDFETIDNINEIKELSKELRGFKDIGFFGKIFNGEYKSLRRKFNQIYIQTHKNDPQIMIEILDENKSSLEDYIQNIKNLMNDGVNSLLNNLKVEALNADLLKNLPKIYDDLEELLKFKETYIWRKELLDVGFENEMIEPFLSEKASEYSVSLRRLITNTKPFINKLNNIKNEINHFGFIKENIFFLNQKEFDKQDKILENKLKHSAELEMWIDVSRLLNTLEKYHFSSIIEYARKMKIENDIKNLSLYAYYREWAYYVLRSNDLLSKFNSKIYETYLKRFRDIDSKIGSLYAKEHALHLSKNKAAEGKGGRVKDKTEMQLIRNEINKQMRHIPIRQTIKKAPNAIRSLKPCFMMSPLSVSQFIDPSQEPFDLMIMDEASQIFPEDSLGAIARAKQVVIVGDPNQLPPSSFFSTSKTDEDEEETIATTAESILDLTLRVYPNVKRLKWHYRSQHESLISFSNHHFYDRELMIFPSPSKDATEVGINRKYISNGFFKNQQNINEAVSISNSIVEFLQTNSKESLGVVTMSKKQAELVDRLLEEKTKEDLNIRRLVDSGIKEGKLFIKNLENVQGDEADVLFIGTTYGPDPESKKVYQRFGPINGDHGWRRINVLITRAKKRIVVFTSMVSNDIGHSEGNRGRMALKNYLQYIESGHVESVQGTTTGKEPDSPFEESVIRYIQSLGFIAQPQVGVAGFYIDIGIMVEGSYNYILGIECDGAGYHSSKSARDRDRIRQEILEGMGWEIYRIWSTDWFKHRKNEEERLKKKLIAIKHRAILIDNEETIEVQVNESIDIQVEKIIEIEDTKIKESSTSSCEKVKEVLYAFRKENIEKKYKIDSSSILSDRMIDLLSRTQPITIDEFRLEIPLYLREKIDRNQMEFVDKIFETIEVNS, encoded by the coding sequence ATGTCAGAAGTACAAAAACTGTTAACCGAATCAAGAAAAAAATTACTTGATTTAACATTGAGAAATTCATTATTAAACTATAATTTAAAAAGAAAAAATAGAATTATTATTGTTGATGAATTACCTAATATTCTTTACAAACATCTACTAAATGGTAAGAAATTAAAAATTGATTCAGTTCCTTATCCTGAGATTGAAGAGGAAGCAGAATCTAGTGATATTGATGAAACAAGTGGGTTTATAAATGCAAAAACTCATGCAAAAAATTTAGGTATATCTATTGATATTGAAGCACCAGAAATTGAAGAATCTAGTAGTAATATTGAAAATAGACATATTGATAATGCCATTCAAACCTTACATTATCCAGATACTTTAGAAGGTATGTTGAGAAAAAGAAGAACTGATGCAAATACTGCTATTCAAGAAACTGGTTCAAACCTTTTGTATTTAGCAATAGGATTTCTAAAATGGAAACAAAGTGTCAATTCTGAAAAAGAATTATATTCTCCTTTACTTTTAATACCTATTCAAATAGAAAGAGGGTCTCCTAATAGAGAAACAGGAGTTTATTCTTATAAAATTGAATATACTGGAGAAGATTTATTTTCAAATATATCCTTACAATATAAAATTAAAAATGAATTTGGTATAGAAATACCTGCTTTTGATGAAGATTATACACCAGAAGACTACTTTAATAAGATTAATTCAATTTGTGAAAACAGACCTGAATTAATTGGAGTAAGCAGAATATTTGCCTTGGATTTCTTCCACTTTAGTAAGCTTTTGATGTATTTAGATTTAGATGCCTCTAATTGGCCTGAAAATAGAAGAATAGAAGATAATAAAATATTAGGAGAACTATCTGGTAATATTGTAAATGATTCGAGTGAGTTGTCTTTAGAAGAGGTTCCCTCACAAGAAACTGAAAAAATGGGTCTAGTAATGGATGCAGATGGTTCTCAAAGAGATGCAATTGCTCAAGTTTTAAAAGGACATAATCTTATAATTGAAGGACCTCCAGGAACTGGAAAAAGTCAAACAATTGCAAACCTTATTGCTGTTGCTCTATCAGAGGGGAAAAGTGTTCTTTTTGTTGCTGAAAAGCTTGTGGCCTTGGAAGTTGTAAAGAAAAGACTTGATTCTGTAGGATTGGGACATTTTATTCTTGAATTACACTCTCATAAATCTAATAAATCTAATTTTTATACATCTCTAAAAGATAGAGTAGAACTAGAAGTTTCTATTCCTCCAGAAAGATTAAAGCAAAATATAAATGAATTAGAAATAATAAAGTCTAATGTAAGTAATTATTTAGAGGTTCTACATACTCCACAAAAAGTTATTGAAAAATCAGCCTATGTAATTTTTGGTGAAGTTCAAAATAGAGTAAAAGAAAAGTTTTTAGAATTATCTCCTTCTGAAGAACTTTTAAAATTAGATAATGAAACTTTTGAAAAAGTATCTATTGAATTAAGTGCTCTAGAAAATTATATAAAAGAAGACTCGAATATTTTACAATCACCTTGGAATGGATTAATAACAAATAATGCTGTATCTTTGGATAGTGGTAAAATAATAGAACTTTTTAAGGAATATCAAAAATGTTTAAAGGACTTAGCTAACGCCTTTACTGATGAACAAATAAGAATATTACCTAAGAATAAAGATATACTAGAAACTTTAAATAAATTAGAAGACAAACGATTATTAACAGACTTTCCTAGTCATGGTGAACTGAATGTAATATCATCTTTAACTTTAGACCAATTAGAAAAACTTTTTGAAGATATTGAAACATGCATTAAAGAATATAAATCTTTCAAGGGGCTTGATTTTGAAACAATTGATAATATCAATGAAATAAAGGAATTATCTAAAGAATTAAGAGGGTTTAAAGATATTGGTTTTTTTGGTAAGATATTTAATGGTGAATATAAGAGTTTAAGACGTAAGTTTAATCAAATTTATATTCAAACCCATAAAAATGATCCTCAAATAATGATTGAAATACTTGATGAAAATAAAAGTTCTTTAGAAGACTATATTCAGAATATAAAAAATTTAATGAACGATGGTGTAAATTCACTATTAAACAATCTAAAAGTTGAAGCTTTAAATGCAGATCTATTAAAAAATTTACCTAAAATATATGATGACCTAGAAGAACTTCTTAAATTTAAAGAAACATATATATGGAGAAAAGAATTACTTGATGTAGGTTTTGAGAATGAAATGATTGAACCTTTTTTAAGTGAGAAAGCTAGTGAATATTCAGTAAGTTTGAGAAGGCTAATAACAAATACAAAACCGTTTATTAATAAATTAAATAATATAAAAAATGAAATTAATCACTTTGGATTTATAAAAGAAAATATTTTTTTCTTAAATCAAAAAGAATTTGATAAGCAAGATAAAATATTAGAAAATAAATTAAAACACTCTGCCGAACTTGAAATGTGGATTGATGTATCTAGACTCTTGAATACTTTAGAAAAATATCATTTTTCATCAATTATTGAATATGCAAGAAAAATGAAAATTGAAAATGATATTAAAAACCTTTCACTATATGCATATTATAGAGAATGGGCTTATTATGTATTGAGATCAAATGATTTACTTTCTAAATTTAATAGTAAAATATATGAAACATATTTAAAAAGATTTAGAGATATTGATTCCAAAATTGGTAGTTTATATGCAAAAGAACATGCATTACATCTTTCAAAAAATAAAGCAGCAGAAGGTAAAGGTGGAAGAGTAAAAGATAAAACAGAGATGCAGTTAATTAGAAATGAAATTAATAAGCAAATGAGACATATTCCTATTAGACAAACTATTAAAAAAGCACCAAATGCTATCAGATCGTTAAAACCATGTTTTATGATGTCTCCATTGAGTGTGTCACAATTTATTGATCCTTCTCAAGAACCATTTGATTTAATGATTATGGATGAAGCAAGTCAAATTTTTCCAGAAGATTCATTAGGAGCAATTGCAAGAGCAAAACAAGTTGTAATTGTAGGCGATCCTAACCAGCTACCTCCTTCAAGCTTTTTTTCTACTTCTAAAACTGATGAGGATGAAGAAGAAACAATAGCAACTACGGCAGAATCAATTTTAGACTTAACCTTAAGAGTTTATCCAAATGTTAAAAGACTTAAATGGCACTATAGATCTCAACATGAAAGTCTTATTTCTTTTTCAAATCATCATTTTTACGATAGAGAGTTAATGATTTTTCCATCACCTAGTAAAGATGCTACAGAAGTAGGTATTAATCGAAAGTATATTTCTAATGGCTTCTTTAAAAATCAGCAGAATATAAATGAGGCAGTTAGTATTTCAAATAGTATTGTAGAGTTTTTACAAACAAACTCAAAAGAGAGTTTAGGTGTAGTAACTATGAGTAAAAAGCAAGCAGAGTTAGTTGATAGACTTCTTGAAGAAAAAACAAAAGAAGATTTAAATATTAGAAGATTAGTGGATTCAGGAATAAAAGAAGGAAAATTATTCATTAAAAACCTAGAAAATGTTCAAGGTGATGAAGCTGATGTTTTATTTATTGGAACTACATATGGTCCTGATCCAGAGAGTAAAAAAGTTTATCAGAGATTTGGACCAATTAATGGAGACCATGGATGGCGAAGGATTAATGTTCTTATTACAAGAGCAAAGAAGAGAATTGTAGTATTTACGTCTATGGTAAGTAATGATATTGGACATTCTGAAGGTAATAGAGGACGAATGGCTTTAAAGAACTATTTACAATATATAGAGAGTGGACACGTTGAATCTGTACAGGGTACGACAACGGGAAAAGAACCTGATAGTCCTTTTGAAGAATCAGTTATTAGATATATTCAGTCTTTAGGGTTTATTGCACAACCACAAGTTGGAGTTGCAGGTTTTTATATTGATATTGGAATAATGGTAGAAGGTTCTTATAATTATATTCTAGGAATAGAATGTGATGGAGCGGGGTATCATTCAAGTAAATCTGCAAGAGATAGAGATAGGATTAGACAAGAAATTTTAGAAGGAATGGGTTGGGAAATATATAGAATTTGGAGTACTGATTGGTTCAAACATAGAAAAAATGAAGAAGAGAGATTAAAGAAGAAGCTTATTGCGATAAAGCATAGAGCAATTTTAATTGATAACGAAGAAACTATAGAAGTTCAAGTTAACGAAAGCATAGATATTCAGGTTGAAAAAATTATTGAAATAGAAGATACAAAAATAAAGGAATCTTCTACTAGTTCTTGTGAAAAGGTAAAAGAAGTTTTATATGCTTTTAGAAAAGAGAATATTGAGAAAAAATATAAAATTGATTCATCTTCAATTTTAAGTGATAGGATGATTGACCTTCTATCAAGAACTCAACCAATAACTATAGATGAATTTAGATTAGAAATTCCTCTATATTTAAGAGAAAAAATTGATAGAAATCAAATGGAATTTGTTGATAAAATATTTGAGACTATAGAAGTGAATTCTTAA
- a CDS encoding recombinase family protein yields MLIGYVRVSTEDQSLNLQKDALIKYGIDSRNIFEDKVSGLKEKKVGLEKALMYLNEGDTLVVWKLDRLGRSLAHLINTINLLKERNISFISITEGMDTTTASGELFFHIFGALAQFERSLIQERVNSGLDAARKRGNIGGRPRAISDEKLQVIKEALDNGMSKAAACRTFDVKRSTLIDSLSRLDNKSST; encoded by the coding sequence ATGTTAATTGGATATGTAAGAGTCTCAACTGAAGATCAGAGTTTAAATTTACAAAAAGATGCACTTATTAAGTATGGAATTGATTCAAGAAATATATTTGAAGATAAAGTTTCTGGTTTAAAAGAAAAAAAAGTTGGTTTAGAAAAAGCTTTAATGTATTTAAATGAAGGTGACACTTTAGTTGTATGGAAATTAGATAGGTTAGGTAGGAGTTTAGCTCATCTAATAAATACGATAAATTTATTAAAAGAAAGAAATATATCTTTTATATCAATTACAGAAGGTATGGATACAACTACTGCCTCTGGAGAATTATTTTTTCATATTTTTGGTGCATTAGCTCAATTTGAACGAAGTTTGATACAAGAAAGGGTTAATTCTGGTCTTGATGCAGCAAGGAAAAGAGGTAATATTGGAGGAAGACCAAGAGCAATAAGTGATGAAAAACTTCAAGTGATTAAAGAAGCATTAGATAATGGTATGAGTAAAGCTGCCGCTTGTAGAACTTTTGACGTAAAGAGAAGTACACTTATAGATAGCCTCAGTAGATTAGATAATAAAAGCTCTACTTAA
- a CDS encoding helix-turn-helix domain-containing protein: MTKFDFNYRLKELGLTLRDFSDISNVSYSTINNWGFEKDDGKKIAIPVWVEPFLDNYEKAKKYDYLKKEIFDVMKEIEK, from the coding sequence ATGACAAAATTTGATTTCAATTACAGATTAAAAGAGTTAGGATTAACACTAAGAGATTTTTCAGATATTTCAAATGTTTCTTATTCAACAATAAACAACTGGGGATTTGAAAAAGATGATGGAAAAAAGATTGCAATACCTGTATGGGTAGAACCTTTTTTAGATAATTATGAAAAAGCTAAGAAGTATGATTATTTAAAAAAAGAGATTTTTGATGTTATGAAAGAGATTGAAAAATAA
- a CDS encoding site-specific integrase, protein MKQIFNEGTRKVDRVNPNHPHYQMVASYKTMESYRNIWNNFFNYLKEHWKINNCELISHEHITAYMDYKIEYYPSKQYLEKISAALGKLEVSLTSFAKNIHNEDRKYDFSIRQVILDSARDLDLVADNYHSRAYTNPNLIIQNLNVDIYKLAASIQYEGGARIEGIALITKEQLLGIKTDLTTNKEKGIIWNKEKGGKEGEVLVNIKTYDLLKEYIKKTGKFKINRQKYYNDLKQACLVSNEIPEGSHGLRWNFAKRRMFEYAQAGYSYHESLQKVSHEMKHNRSSITEHYLF, encoded by the coding sequence GTGAAACAAATTTTTAATGAAGGCACAAGAAAAGTAGATAGAGTTAATCCTAATCATCCTCATTATCAAATGGTTGCTTCATATAAAACTATGGAGAGTTATCGCAACATTTGGAACAACTTTTTTAACTATTTAAAAGAACATTGGAAAATTAATAACTGTGAACTAATATCACATGAACATATTACTGCTTATATGGATTATAAAATAGAGTACTATCCTTCAAAACAGTATTTAGAAAAAATATCAGCTGCATTAGGCAAACTGGAAGTATCACTAACAAGTTTCGCAAAAAATATACATAATGAAGATAGAAAATACGATTTTTCAATAAGGCAAGTTATTTTAGATTCAGCAAGAGATTTAGATTTAGTTGCTGATAATTATCACAGCAGAGCTTATACTAACCCAAACCTAATTATTCAAAACTTAAATGTAGATATATATAAACTTGCTGCAAGTATACAGTATGAAGGTGGAGCAAGAATAGAAGGGATAGCATTAATTACTAAAGAGCAATTATTAGGAATAAAAACTGATTTAACCACAAATAAAGAGAAAGGAATAATTTGGAATAAAGAAAAAGGAGGTAAAGAAGGTGAAGTTCTAGTTAATATTAAAACATATGATCTACTAAAAGAATATATTAAAAAAACTGGGAAGTTTAAAATAAATCGACAAAAATATTATAATGATTTAAAGCAAGCATGTTTAGTTTCAAATGAAATTCCAGAAGGTAGTCATGGACTTAGATGGAACTTTGCAAAGAGGAGGATGTTTGAATATGCTCAAGCAGGATATTCATATCATGAGTCACTTCAAAAAGTGAGCCATGAAATGAAGCATAATAGAAGTAGCATTACGGAACATTATCTATTCTAA